In the Sandaracinus amylolyticus genome, CGCCGCGCCGGTCGATCTCGGCGGCTATCACTTGGTGTTCTTCAACGGCGGCGACACGAACGACCCCTCGTACCTCTCCGTCGCGCTCACCACGACCGACGCGGCGGGCTACCTGGTGGCTGGCAACACTGCCGTCGACCCCGACGTCGTGATCGCGGGCAACTCGATCCAGAACGGCCCGGACGCGCTGGCGATCGTGCAGTCGAACTCGGCCATCGCGAACGGCACCGCGGCGAGCTCGTCGTCGCTGCTCGTGATCGACGCGCTCGCCTACGCCGCCAACGCGACCGGCGACGCGTCGGTGATCGCCGCGCTCTTCGGCACCGGACCGCAGGCGGTGAACGCGAACGAAGCCGGCGGCGGCTCGCTCAACACGCACTCGGTCCAGCGCTGTGGCGCGGCGCGCCGCGACGGGCGTTCGTTCCCGATCGCAGCGGTGCCCACGCCGGGCGCGGCGAACTCGTGCGCGGCGTTCACGCAGGCCGAGCTGCAGGCTCGCTTCGAGACGCAGTGCGCGTCGTGCCACGGCGCGAACGGCGATTTCGCGGTCGGCAGTGACTTCACGGCAGCGACCATCGGTGTCCCGTCGATGGAGCTGCCGACGATGTCGCGCATCACCGCGGGCGATCACCTGCAGAGCTACCTCTGGCACAAGCTGAACGGCAGCCATCTCACCGTCGGGGGCTCCGGCGTGCGGATGCCGTCGGGCGGGACGGCGTGGAACGCGACCGACCTCTACCGTCTCGCGCAGTACATCGATAGTCTCTGACCCGGTGCCGGGTGCGCTCGACGTTTACGACCTGATCCGCGCCGTGGTGGCGATCACGATCGCCGCCGCGGCCGCGGCGCACGAAGGGCGCACCCGCACCATCCCGAGCTCGCTCTCGCTCCCACCGATCGCGCTCGGCTTCGCGCTCGCCGTCGTCGACGGTCGGGTCCGCGCGACGATCGGTGGGCTCGTGCTCTCCGGCTTCGCCGCGCTCGTGCTCTCCGGCACGCGCATCCTCGCGGGCGGTGGCATCGGGCTCGTCGTCGCGCTCGGCGCGTGCCTCGGCCTCGCGCCCGCGCTCTACGCGTGGATCGCGGCGGTGATCATCACGCTCGTGGTGAGAGGCCTGCACGCGAGCGAGTATCCCGACGCCGCGGACGCCGGGCGTCCGACCTTGCTCGCGAGCCGCATCGCGCTGGTCGCGATCACGATCGGCGCCGCGATCGATCTCGCGCTGCAGGCCGCCGCGTAGCCGTTGCGGTCGGCCGAGAGCGGCCCCAAGGTGCGCGGTCCGTGCGACCCACACTGCGCGATCTGCTCGTCCTCGCGTGGCCCCTCGTCGTCTCGCGCGCGACCCAGACCATCGTCGGCCTCGCCGACGCGCTGATGGTCGCGCACCTCGGCGCGGGCGCGCTCGCCGCGACCACCGCCGGCGCGAACAACGCGTTCCTCGTGCTCATCCTGCCGATGGGCTGCGTCTTCATCGTGCAGAGCTTCGCGTCGCAGCTCTTCGGCAAGGGCGACGTCGGCGGCGCGCGTCGCTTCGCGCTCTACGGCCTGGCGATCGCGCTCGTCACCCAGATCGTCGCGATGCTCGCGGTGCCCGCGATCGATCCCGTGCTCTCGCTCTTCTCGTACGAGACCGACGTGCGCCACGCGATGTCGGGCTATCTCGTCTATCGCCTGCTCTCCGCGGGCGCGGCGATCGGCATCGAAGCGCTCGGCGCGTACTACGGCGGCGTCGGCCGCACGCGCGTCCCGATGATCGCGAACGTGGTGCTGATGCTGCTGAACGTCGGCTCCAACTGGGTGCTGATCGACGGCCATCTCGGCGCGCCCGCGCTCGGCGTCGAGGGCGCCGCGATCGCGAGCTCGATCGCGACGGTGATCGCGTTCGCCGGCTTGCTCGCGTACTTCCTCCGCGAAGGCGCGCTCTCGCGCCCGCGCCCCGACGAATTCGCGCGCACGCTGCGCTTCGGCCTGCCCTCGGGGCTCAACTGGTTCTTCGAGTTCTTCGCGTTCAACCTCTTCGTCAACGTCGTCGTCGCGGGCCTCGGCACCGAGGTGCTCGCCGCGCTGATGGCGGTCATGCAGATCAACGCGGTCTCGTTCATGCCCGCGTTCGCGCTCGGCAGCTCGGGCGCGATCCTCGTCGGCCAGTCGATCGGCCGCGACGATCGCGACGACGTGCCACGCATCGTGCGCATGACGTTCGGCACCACCGCGACGTGGCAGGGCCTCGTCGGCCTCGTGTACCTCCTGGTGCCCGCGCTGATCTTCGCGCCGTTCGCGAGCGATCCCGCGTCGCGCGACGCGCTCGTCGAGGTCGGCGTGCGCATGCTGATGCTCTCGACGTGCTGGCAGCTCTTCGACGCGGCAGCGACGGTGCTCGCCGAGACCCTGCGCGCCGCCGGCGACACGGTGTGGCCGCTGGGCGCGCGCCTCGTCCTCGCATGGCTGGTGTTCGTCCCCGGCAGCTGGCTCGGCGTGCGAGCTCTCGAGGGCGGCGACGTCGCCGCGATGCTGTGCCTGACGGCCTATCTCGCCCTGCTCGCGCTCCTGCTCTACGTCCGATTCCGCAGCGGCAAGTGGCGCACCCTCGAGATCACCGAGCCCGAAGTGGCCTGACGCCTTCGAACCCACCGCAACGCGGGCTCGCGACATCTCGCGCTCTCAGCCCAGAACAAGCGCGGCGTTCACCCTCCCGCGCGCGGCCTCGGCCCTCACGACCAACGGCGATATCGCTCGTAGTACTGGATCGTCGACAGCGTTCCGGTGAACCACTCGCCCGCGAGCTCCGCCGGCACCGCGCTCCGCGGCGTGTCCGGCGCGTCGTCGTTGCGACACCCACCGATCGCCATCGCTGCGAGGACCGCCATCACGAAGATGCGAACGTGCTCGTCCATGTTTCCCTCTCTCGGCGTCGTGCGATGCCGTCGCTCGCACGCGACGCCGAGTGATTGGCTCGGAGCGCGTCAGTCCGTCAGTGCAGGGAATCTTGTCTATTTCCTAAGAATTCCTGCCTCCCTCGATCGTGTCGATGGCTCCCATCGGATCGTCCGATGATCGTTGACGCTCGTCGTGTCTCCGCTCCAGAGTGGGAGCGCGATGCACGATTTTCCGCTCAAGCTCACGTGGCAGGGCACCACCGCGGGTCCCGCCGAGCACACACGCAACGCGGTCGCGAGCACCGGGCAGAAGCCCGACATCCCGGTGAGCGCGGGCGGCGCCTACCTCGGTGACGACACGCGCTGGAACCCCGAGGATCTCTTCGGCGCGTCGCTCGCGACGTGTCACATGCTCACGTTCCTCGCGCTCGCGAAGAAGGTGAAGATCGACGTGCGGCGCTACGAGGACAACGTCTCGGTGCGCATCGAGGCCGTCGAGGGCGTCACGCGCGTGACCCGCGTCCTCCTCGCGCCGACGATCACGATCGCGCCCGGCAGCGACGCCGAGAAGGCGCGCGTGATGTTCGAGAAGGCGCACAAGTACTGCTTCATCGCGAACAGCACGACGGCCGAGGTCGTGATGGAGCCGACGGTCGTCGTCGAGGGCGGCTTCACCTGACGATCACTGGGGATCGAGGCGCCGCAGCCCGACGATCCGATACTCGTTCGGCCCCGTCTGATAGAGATGGACGCTCGCTGCGCCCGTCGTCTCGCGGCCCGGCGTGGACGCGACCACGTCGATCACGAGGTACGGCGGCGGCCGCGGCGCTCCCACGGGCGTCACGTCGAGATCGGGCAGGAGCGCGCACACGTGCTCGTCGGTGCGTCGCTGCTCGACCTCCACCGCGGGACCGCCGTACGGCCAGTCGAGCCACGCGCTCGCGCGGTGTCGGCGATCCCACGCGTCGCGGATCTCCGACTCCACCGCGAGATCGCGCATGCACAGCCACGAGCGCTCGCCCTCGGCCACGACCTGCGGGAACGCCAGCGGCGACAGGCGCGTCAGGTAGCGCTCGAGGATCTTTCGCTGCCGCCCGCGCAGGATGCGCTCGAGATCGCGCGCGACGCTCGGCTCCGAGAACATCCCGGTCGCGATCAACGCGCGCAGCTGCTCGTCGTGGAACTGGCTGATGATGCGCGCCATCCACGCCATGTCCCGCTCGGTGCGCCGCTCGAACCCGGGGTTCGGATATCCATTGCGCCAGTCGTCGGGATGGAAGTCCTCGACGTTGTAATACGTGAAGACGGGATGCGGCCTGTCCGACGCATCTTCTCGATAGGGTCGCTCGAGCAGGCCCAGCGTCAGCAGATCGACGCCGATGTGCTCGAGATCGGCGTAGTGCGAGTGTCCGAATCGGCGCGTCAGCTCGTCGGAGCGCTCCCAGATCAGCCCGAACGAGTCACCGACGTCGAGGATGTAGTGCCGCACGTATCCGCGTGACTCGTCGTCACCGGCCGCGACCCATGCGTCGAAGTTGTTCTCCGCGCGCGAGTCGATGTGATTGAGCCACGCGGAGAGCACGTACATGCCGCGTATCTCGCGCCGGTGCTGGTGCTCGACGACGTCGTTGGGATCGTCGTCGCGACGCCCGTCGAAGCGCCAGCCGCCGAGCACGTCGCCGTCGACGTAGCGGCTCAGGCTCCCGCGCAGCCGGCCATCGGGCATGCGCAGCGCCGCGCCCATGACCTCGTCGAGATCGGCCTGGGTCATCGGCTGATCGCTGTGACCGTTCCGCATCGTGCCCGGCGCGATCTCGAACACGTCGGGGGTGAACGTCACGACTCGATTGCACGGCGTCGAATAGCCCACTGCGTGGAAGATGCGCGTCGCGATCGAGTCCGCCGCAGTCGTGAGCTCGGGGACGCGGATATCCGTCTTGAACAGATATCGCTGTCCCTCGACCTCGATCACGAATCCCGGCGTCGTGCCCTGCGCCTTGTGCTCGACGATCGTCCACGGCGTCGGCGGGATCTCCTGCTCCCCGCACGCGCCCTGCGAGAGCTCCTCGAGCGACACCGGTCGCAGTCCGATCCGGTTCTCGAACCAGCTCGAGCTCGGCACCTCGTCGACCGAATTGACGTTGATCGCCTCGCGCGTCTCTTCGTACTCCCAGAGCTCCGCGAGCTGCCGGAACGTGGTGTTGTCGACACCGTCCCAGATCCACGAGTTGTACTGCTCCTCGGGCTTCGGCCCGAAGACGATGCGATCGTCGTCGATCCACATCGGATCACGCAGCGGAAAGCGATGCGTGTGCGTGGTGGCGCAGCCGGAGAGCGCGAGCGCGGCGAGCGCGACGCGCCCGAACGACCTGGCGAGCATGGGGGTCCTAGAGCGCATCCCTCGCTCCGATCTCGATGCGGAACGAGTCGATGTTCGCCCCGCGCTCGAACGTCTCGGTCGCGAACCCGAAATTGAACGTGAAGGGCGCCTCGATGACGGGAAAGCGCGGCTTCAGCTCGAGCCCGAACGTGAGCCGCAACAGCTCGACGTCGAAGTCCTCGAAGTAGCGCCCGAACGCATTCGCAGTGCCGAAGTACAGACGTGAATCGAGGAACGCCCAGATCGGCCACTCGTAGTGCATCAACAGACCGACGGCGCTGTAGCCCTGGATGTCACCGGCGCGATATCCGGGGAGGAGCCCTCGACTGCCACCCAGCTCGACCAGCTCGGTGAACGGGACGTTCGAGTCGTCGAGCGGCGAGATCAGGTGCGCCTCGCCGGTGATGCCGATCACGCGATGGCCGCCGAGCACGTCCGCCGCGAGCGTGCCGCTCCCGCCCCAGCTCACCCAGCGATCGAGCTCGGGGAGCCCACCGAACGCGCCGTGGATGCCCGCGTGCGCCGCGATGCGCGCGCCTCCCTCGGGCGGTGCGCGCGGTGTGCGCGTGTCGAGATCGACGATCATCTCGGTCGAGACCGTCTCGTACCCGGTCAGATATCCGTAGGGCACCAATTGCCCCGTCTCCATCTGACGCTCGAGCACCGACGGATCGTCGCCCCACGAGTTGTCGAAGAACTCGATGCTCCGATAGCGCATCTCGAATTGGAGGTCGCTGCTCTGCCAGTATCGAACCGAGCTCCAGAGCACCGGCTCGTATCGGACCGCGCCATATCGAGCGCGCGGGCCATCGGTCGCGTTGGGGCCGATGCCGCCGAACACGTAGTCGGGTCGCTCGCGCGCGAGGAACCGCGCGCCGACGTACGAGTCCTGGGCGACCTCGATGCGATCCGCGATCGTGCCGCTCAGCCAGTCGTTGCCGCCGTACACGCCGTGGATCGAGATGTGGTTGTGGTCGAAGAGGAAGTCGTCCCACGACCCGTAGATGCCGATGCTCGGTTGGAACCCGAACTCGTAGAGGAACGTCGGCATCAGCGTGATCTCGTTGTTCGGACCGAACCGGAAGAAGCTGACGAGACGCTCGATGATCTTGTGCCGCTCGAGCTCGGTGAGCGCCCATCCGATCGGGCGTCGCAGCACGTACTCCGAGACGAGATAGAGCGGGCTCGTCAGCACGCGCGCGGTCCACAGGAACACGTCCCCCGCGTCGTCGCCTCGCTCGGGGAGCCCGTCGTAATCGGGCACGGGGCGATCCGGCGGGCGTGTGCCCCGCGGTGCCTCGTGATCGCCCTCGTCGTCGTCCTCCTCTTCCTCGTCGTCGTCCTCGTGGGACTCCTCGGCGACCACCTCGGTCAGCGCCTCGGGCGGCGCGACCTCGGGCCCGATGTCGGGAGGCCCGTCGGCCCGCGCGCCGCTCACCGGCGACGACAGCGCGAGCAGCGCTCCGAGCGCGAGCGACACCACCGCGCGTGCCCGCTGCGGACGTGGAGCGCCGAGGCCGTTCGAGGCTGTCCGGTGCACTGCAGCCCGAAGTCAGCAACGCGCTTGCCAGCGGAGGCGCGCCCGGTCGGCGACGCGGGCGCGGCGACGACCGAGGCCGAACGCGCAGCTCGACCGCACATCGGGTGCATCACGTCACGCCTCGTGGATGGGACCCACATCGCGCAGACGACCGGACGGGCAGGGCCTACACGCGCCGTCGACCGGCTGGGGGCCTTGCGAATGGGACGATCTCCGCCGTTGCTCCGTCGTGTTTCCACTACCCTCGGCCGCGTCTCCCGGAGAGGAGTCGTCTCGAGTCGAGAGGAGTCGTGGTGCGCCGCAGTTGGGTGCTTTGTTCGATCGTCGTTCTTTCGTCGTTCCCGCTCCGCGCCCACGCGGACGAGCCCGCGCCGAGCGCCGTCGCTCCGCCGCTGCCGTCGGTCGAGGAGGCCACGCGGCCTCCGATGCGCGAGCTCGGCGTCGTCGAGGCCACGGTCTCCAGTGTCGTCAGCGCCGGTGTCCTCGCCGCGACGTTCCTCCCGACCCCCGAGCACGAGACCCCGCAGTGGCGTGGCGGGATCCTGTTCGACGACGCGGTCCGCGACGCGTTCCATCTGCGCTCGCCGAGCGATCGCCAGCTCGCGTCGACCGCCTCCGATGCGCTGGTGGGCACGCTGGTGCTCGCGCCCGTCCTCGTCGACGCGGTGCTCATGGCGGGGCTCGTGCGCGGCGATCCCGAGCTGATGGGCCGCATGCTCCTGATGAACCTCCAGGCCCACGCGGTCTCGTTCGGCCTCACCACGATCTTCAAGAAGCTCGTGGGCCGCGAGCGTCCGAACGCGCGCGCGTGTCGTGAAGATCCCGAGCGCCAGAGCA is a window encoding:
- a CDS encoding MATE family efflux transporter; amino-acid sequence: MRPTLRDLLVLAWPLVVSRATQTIVGLADALMVAHLGAGALAATTAGANNAFLVLILPMGCVFIVQSFASQLFGKGDVGGARRFALYGLAIALVTQIVAMLAVPAIDPVLSLFSYETDVRHAMSGYLVYRLLSAGAAIGIEALGAYYGGVGRTRVPMIANVVLMLLNVGSNWVLIDGHLGAPALGVEGAAIASSIATVIAFAGLLAYFLREGALSRPRPDEFARTLRFGLPSGLNWFFEFFAFNLFVNVVVAGLGTEVLAALMAVMQINAVSFMPAFALGSSGAILVGQSIGRDDRDDVPRIVRMTFGTTATWQGLVGLVYLLVPALIFAPFASDPASRDALVEVGVRMLMLSTCWQLFDAAATVLAETLRAAGDTVWPLGARLVLAWLVFVPGSWLGVRALEGGDVAAMLCLTAYLALLALLLYVRFRSGKWRTLEITEPEVA
- a CDS encoding phosphatase PAP2 family protein encodes the protein MRRSWVLCSIVVLSSFPLRAHADEPAPSAVAPPLPSVEEATRPPMRELGVVEATVSSVVSAGVLAATFLPTPEHETPQWRGGILFDDAVRDAFHLRSPSDRQLASTASDALVGTLVLAPVLVDAVLMAGLVRGDPELMGRMLLMNLQAHAVSFGLTTIFKKLVGRERPNARACREDPERQSSDPLCESPPDPNASFFSGHTSLAFTSAALMCVQHSEIGLFGQEGDAVMCATGLALATSVGLLRIAADKHYASDVLVGALVGALSGWLVPWLLHFDVADTVGIDGASATIAPMVDEQQIGIQLFGVF
- a CDS encoding OsmC family protein, which produces MHDFPLKLTWQGTTAGPAEHTRNAVASTGQKPDIPVSAGGAYLGDDTRWNPEDLFGASLATCHMLTFLALAKKVKIDVRRYEDNVSVRIEAVEGVTRVTRVLLAPTITIAPGSDAEKARVMFEKAHKYCFIANSTTAEVVMEPTVVVEGGFT